A single genomic interval of Spinacia oleracea cultivar Varoflay chromosome 6, BTI_SOV_V1, whole genome shotgun sequence harbors:
- the LOC110799653 gene encoding uncharacterized protein yields the protein MVKVETSNGMDTTMDVVITPKSPVQDEGWRVVSRRRRVTRSPVHSTGLAQVGYAVEESGDVGGNCNKIQKKFGSLWQWDFNYSHSPRGRIWLGWKHAVVTVQILQKTEQMIHTLVTAKSGQFSTYFTPVYGLHTIDTRKPLWVDLTNLGSVITDSWLVMGDFNSILYSDDRLNGSIVTATETRDFEACIDGAALAELKSCGHFYSWSNKGQGEFRISSRIDRAFGKASWNLSVTNAIVDYLNPGLSDHSPLLLSCNVNVCTGGRPFKFFNYMADHPNFLQTVQVGWSTRVWAKLKVVKQGLKHLHEKEFAKQEDIIDQIRTELSVVQTQLADNSSDEVLLWTGKECTEQLKKFLHMQESAYRQKSRI from the exons ATGGTGAAAGTTGAGACCAGTAATGGGATGGACACTACTATGGATGTAGTCATTACCCCAAAATCTCCTGTCCAAGATGAGGGATGGAGGGTGGTGTCTAGAAGAAGAAGAGTGACAAGAAGCCCTGTGCATAGCACTGGGTTGGCTCAGGTTGGATATGCTGTTGAGGAGAGTGGTGATGTAGGG GGAAATTGTAATAAAATTCAGAAGAAATTTGGCTCTTTGTGGCAATGGGACTTCAATTACTCTCACTCTCCTAGGGGGAGAATTTGGTTAGGGTGGAAGCATGCTGTGGTGACAGTGCAGATTCTGCAGAAAACTGAGCAGATGATTCACACACTTGTTACAGCAAAAAGTGGGCAATTTAGTACATACTTCACTCCAGTGTATGGTCTGCATACAATTGATACTAGGAAGCCTCTTTGGGTTGATTTGACTAACCTTGGCTCTGTGATCACTGATTCATGGTTGGTTATGGGTGACTTTAACTCCATCCTGTATTCTGATGACAGGCTTAATGGTAGTATTGTTACTGCCACTGAAACTAGAGATTTTGAAGCTTGTATTGATGGTGCTGCATTGGCTGAATTGAAAAGTTGTGGTCATTTCTACTCTTGGAGCAACAAGGGTCAGGGTGAGTTTAGGATTAGCTCTAGAATTGATAGAGCCTTTGGAAAGGCAAGCTGGAACCTCAGTGTTACTAATGCAATTGTTGATTACCTGAATCCAGGTCTCTCTGACCATTCCCCTCTTTTACTGTCCTGCAATGTCAATGTGTGTACAGGTGGTAGACCATTTAAGTTCTTCAACTATATGGCAGATCACCCTAATTTTTTGCAGACTGTTCAAGTTGGGTGGAGCACTAGG GTGTGGGCTAAGCTCAAAGTAGTTAAACAAGGCCTTAAACATCTTCATGAGAAGGAGTTTGCAAAACAGGAGGACATAATTGATCAAATTAGAACTGAGTTGAGTGTGGTTCAAACTCAGTTGGCTGATAATTCCTCAGATGAGGTGTTACTGTGGACAGGGAAGGAGTGCACTGAACAATTGAAAAAGTTCCTTCATATGCAAGAATCTGCATATAGGCAAAAATCCAGAATCTAA